TCAAAGGTGAATGGAACGTTGTTGATTCTCAGGAGAAAGCTGGATGTCTTGGCACAATCCAAATCGATGTTGAAAACTCCAAACGCTTCAACATATCCTACGTGGGTGAAGATGGAGAAGAGCATTATCCCCTGATACTTCATACCTCCCCATCAGGATCCATCGAACGAGTTCTTTATGGTGTTCTTGAGCAGGCGTACAAGGATATGGAAAAGGGCAAGAAACCCTACATACCGCTCTGGATGACACCTGTTCAGGTCAGGCTTGCTCCATTGGACGACAGTTTTGTAGATTATTGCGTTGAGCTTAGCAAAGTCTTCGAGGAAGCCGGTATAAGGTATGAAATCGATGATAGATCCATGACCGTTGGCAAGAAGGTACGATCTGCAGAGAAAATGTGGGTCCCCTATATCTGCGTGATTGGAGATAGGGAAAAGAAGAGCGGGAAGCTCAGTGTTCGAAGACGAGAAGAGGGTGATAATGTCGAGATGACCCCTGAAGAATTGGTCGCACGAATCCAAGAGCAGACAGCTTTTGCACCCAAGCAGCGTCTCCTGTTACCAAACCTCATTTCAAAGCAAGCCATATTCTCAAGAGAGGTCTAAGTCAAACGTCCATTGGATTTAGCCGATACCCTCTTTACGTACCGTGCTCATGTAGCACCATCCATAGAATGGAGACGCAAACATGAAAGCATTGGTATTGGGCTCGGGTCAAATGGGAAAAGGTGTGGCTTTTGATCTCGCTGCGCATGATATATGCACAGAGGTTTTGGTAGGCGATATAGACACGAGAAGAGCAACCGAGGTAGCTGAGTTTGGAGGGCCAAAGGTAGCCCCCCTCAAAATCGATGCGGAGAACAGAGAAGAGATCAAAGATGCCTTTTCTGACGTGGAGGTCGTAGTTAGTTGTGTGAGCTACAGAGTTAATCCACTCCATACGGAGATAGCAATTGAAACTGGGACGAACATGGTTGATCTAGGGGGGAATTTCCAGATAGTTGAACAGCAATTGGATATGAATGACCCTGCCAAAAAAGCTGATATCATCGTAATTCCAGATTGTGGACTTGCGCCTGGAATGACAAATATCCTTGCTAGCAGCGGCATCAACTATCTCGACCGAACTGAAGAGGTCGTAATCAGAGTTGGAGGTCTTCCGAAGAATCCCCGACCTCCTCTGAACTATTCTCTTGTATTCTCTGTTGAAGGTCTCATCAATGAGTACGTAGAACCATGTAGAGTCCTTAAGGAGGGCAAAATTGCTTTTGAAAACCCACTCGTTGGTTTTGAACAAATCCAATTCCCTGAGCCATTTGGGACCCTGGAGGCATTCAATACAAGTGGAGGTACATCCACGTTACCATCAACATACGAGGGAAAAGTTGAGAATCTCAATTACAAGACTATTCGATATCCTGGGCATGGTCATAAGATGTGGACACTGCTGAAGCTGGGTCTAATGAATTCAGAAGAAATGACTGTAGCAGGAACCAAAGTAGCCCCAAGAAAGATACTCGAGAAACTGCTCGAAGAGAATCTCCCAGAAGTTAAGGAGGATGTTACCCTTCTGAGAATTGATGTGAGTGGCTGGAAGGGCACCGAGTCACGCAAGCTAGAGTATGAACTGATAGATCATTACGACGATAGAACCGGACTTACATCAATGGCAAGAACAACCGCATTCACTGCATCAGCTGTTGCCACTATGATTTGCAATGGCAATATCGAGGAAAGAGGAGTATTGCCGCCAGAATTGGCTGTACCGGCGGAACCCTTCATTGCTGAAATGAGGAAACGAGGAATCGATATCAAGAAACGTGTCTTCTGAATTTTCGAGGCAAATCCGAGGAATCTAGGAACATAATTGCTCAAATTGGGCTCTAGACGCCAAGAAGTGCATTGTAAAAGCTGTACGAAAGTTTAATACATAATATCTAGATAATATAGGAGACCAGCTAATCTATGATGCATTACATAGAATAGATGGTTCTTCAAAACTTCAAATGTTAAAGCCTAGAGAGAGAGGATGGTAATTGGGTTCAACGGAGAGAGAACGTTCCAATCTCCCGATTGCATTGCTTGATAAAAGGATGATCTACTATCTATGCTTGAGCTTGGTTGTTGCTCTTGGAGTAGGAGCATTCGCAGGAACTGAAGGATACACGGAAAGTGACGACGGCGACTTAGGTAT
The nucleotide sequence above comes from Candidatus Lokiarchaeota archaeon. Encoded proteins:
- a CDS encoding saccharopine dehydrogenase, producing MKALVLGSGQMGKGVAFDLAAHDICTEVLVGDIDTRRATEVAEFGGPKVAPLKIDAENREEIKDAFSDVEVVVSCVSYRVNPLHTEIAIETGTNMVDLGGNFQIVEQQLDMNDPAKKADIIVIPDCGLAPGMTNILASSGINYLDRTEEVVIRVGGLPKNPRPPLNYSLVFSVEGLINEYVEPCRVLKEGKIAFENPLVGFEQIQFPEPFGTLEAFNTSGGTSTLPSTYEGKVENLNYKTIRYPGHGHKMWTLLKLGLMNSEEMTVAGTKVAPRKILEKLLEENLPEVKEDVTLLRIDVSGWKGTESRKLEYELIDHYDDRTGLTSMARTTAFTASAVATMICNGNIEERGVLPPELAVPAEPFIAEMRKRGIDIKKRVF